CCACCGACATCCTCACGGGGTTCCCCGGAGAGACCGACGGAGAATTCCGTAATACGCTCGATTTTCTGCGGGATATATTGCCGGCCCGCACCCACATATTCACATTCAGCAGGCGCGAAGGCACGCCCGCGTATAATATGGCCCCCCAGGTAGCTCCCCATATCGTCAGGCAGCGATATTGTGCCCTTAAGGTCTTCGCATTGACTTCCGCCTATCTCTACAGGGAACGTTTTCTGGGCAAAAGGCTCGACATACTGGTCGAGTCGAAGCGGGATAAGGAGTCGGGCCTGCTGACCGGATATTCCGATAATTATATAAGGGTCCTGTTTGACGGCCCGGAAGCCCTGATGCGGAAGATAACCCCGGTAAGGGTAGAATACGTCAATATGATGCGCTCCACAGGTATATATGAGCCAGGATAGAAGCGCCAGTATCATAATCGCGGTATGGAACCAGCTCGGCTATACGAAACTTGCCGTGGAGTCGGTTCTTAAGAACACAACGACACCTTTTGAGTTCGTGATAGTAGATAACGGCTCGAAGCCGGAGGTCAGGGCGTATTTTGATTCGCTGAAAGGGCGCGCCGATATAAATTATATAAGGAACGAAGAGAACCTCGGCCCTATAAGGGCCATAAACCAGGGCATAAATGCCTCCGGCAAAGATTATGTAGTCGTTATGCACAATGACGTCATCATCCTCGAGAACGGGTGGCTGGGGAAGATGATATCCTGCGCCGAGAGCGATCCGCGGATAGGTATCGTCGGATTGGCCGGCAGAAAGGAGATATATAAGACAGGGTGCGTGAACGAAGAGAGCTTAAAGCACGATCTCCAGAACGAAGACCTGAACCCTCCTATGACAGAGGAGACCTCAGAGGTGGCCGTTATCGACGGGCTCTGTTTCATGATGACCAGGCGGCTGCTTGCCGGGATAAAGGGGCTCGATGAGACGTACGGGTATATGCATTGTTACGACCTTGATATATCCATGCAGAGCGCGGAGGCCGGGTTCAGGAATGTGGTTGCAAAGGTAGAGGCGATGCACATAGGTAACGGGGGCATGACCAGGAAGACGCGCGAGTACAGGGAGCTGGTGCGCGATGATTATGACCTCCTGAAACGCAATTGCAAGGTATTTGCCCGTAAGTGGCGGCATATGTTGCCCCTCAAGGTGGATTGATGGGAAAATTTTCTTGACAAGCGGTCAAATATGGATAGAATATGCTAAAGTTTGTTAAGGATACAAAATGAGATTTAAAGACAGTGTAGCGATGATAACGGGGGGCGGCCGCGGGATAGGCAAAACGATAGCGCTTGCCTTTGCGGCTGAGGGCGCGGATATAGCCATCTGCGATGTCAACGAAGAGAGCCTGAAGACGGCCCAGGCGGAGATAGAGGCGAAGGGCCGGAAGGCCCTCACGGGCGTCGTAGACGTGACCAAGGGCCAGGACGTAGAATCCTTCGTTCATAAAACCCTTGACAAATTTAAAAAAATCGATATACTTGTTAACAATGCCGGCATCACAAGGGACTCTCTCCTGGTCAGGATGTCGGAATCCGACTGGGATCTTGTCCTCGATGTGAATCTAAAAGGCGCTTTCAACTGCACCAAGGCCGTTTCAAAGATAATGATGAAGCAGCGGAACGGCCGGATAGTCAATATAGCGTCTATAATAGGTATAATGGGGAACGCAGGCCAGGCGAACTATGCCGCTTCGAAAGGCGGGCTCATAGCCCTGACTAAGACGGTGGCCAGAGAGCTTGCCTCGCGCAACGTAAGGGCGAATGCCATAGCCCCCGGGTTCATACAGACGGATATGACGGCTAAACTCCCCGATAACGTTAAGAGCGAGATGCAGAAGCTGATCCCGCTCGGCAATTTCGGAACGGCTGAGGATGTGGCAGACCTCGCCCTGTTCCTGGCAAGCGATGATTCCGCCTATATTACCGGACAGGTCGTTCAGGTTGACGGCGGCATGGTGATGTGAGTTAGGTAAAAGGGGATATAAAAAAAGGAGGTACAATGGAAGTCTCTCATGACAAGATCAGGCAGATTATAGCGGATCAACTTGGCGTGAAGAAAGAAGAAGTGACCGATAATGCGAAGTTCGTCGATGATCTGGGCGCGGATTCGCTGGACACTGTAGAGCTCGTCATGGCTTTAGAAGAAGAGTTCGGCATAGAGATACCCGATGAGGACGCCGAGAAGCTGACTACAGTCGGTGACTCTCTGAGATATATTGACGAGAAGGCCGGCAAATAACAGATCAATGATGTCTAAAAAAAGACGTGTAGTAGTCACGGGCCTCGGTGTCATATCTCCCATAGGAAACACCCTTGAAGAATTCTGGACATCCCTTCTCGAAGGAAAGAGCGGCGTAAAACGCCTCTCGTGTTTTGACCCCACATATTTTCCCTCCAAAGTAGCCGCAGAGGTAAAGAATTTCGATCCGTCCCGCTATGTCTCCGCAAAGGACCTTAAGAGGATGGACCGCTTTACCCTCTTCGCGGTAGCGGCCGCCAAAAATGCGGTGGCCGATGCCGGTATGGACCTGTCCGGGGAAGACCTTACAAGGATCGGTGTCCTGGTAGGGTCCGGTATAGGCGGCCTGCATACCATCGAACGGGAACATACACAGTACATAGCCCTGGGTCCGGAGAAGGGCCCGGGCAGGATGTCGCCGTTCCTTATCCCCATGCTTATCGTAAATATGGCCGCAGGCCAGGTATCGATAACGCTCGGCCTTAAAGGCCCCAATTCGACCGTGGCAACGGCGTGCGCCACCGGGAATCACGCGATAGGGGATGCGTTCAGGATCATCCAGAGAGATGAGGCGGATGCCATGGTATGCGGGGGGACCGAGGCGGCTACCACCCCCATGGGTTTCGGCGGTTTCTGCGCCCTGAAGGCCCTTTCGACCGCCTATAACGATACGCCCGAAAGGGCATCCAGGCCTTTCGACAAGAACCGGGACGGTTTTGTGATGGGCGAAGGCTCAGGTGTCGTCATGCTGGAAGAGATGGAACACGCCCTGAAGAGAAACGCCCGTATATATTGTGAAATGATCGGTTACGGCACGAGCGGGGACGCTTATCACATGACGGCCCCCGACCCTGAAGGCAACGGCGGCGTGAGATGCATGGCCGCTTCCCTGAAGGATGCCTCCGTAAAACCGTCTGACGTCACCTATATAAACGCCCACGGGACATCCACTTTGTATAACGACAGGATAGAGACGCTGGCCATAAAGAAGGTATTCGGCGATCATGCCGGGAAATTGGCGGTAAGTTCCACTAAATCGGTCATGGGGCACCTCCTTGGGGCAGCGGGAGGGGCGGAGATGATCGTCTGTGCCCTTGCCATAAAGAATGAGATAGCCCCCCCAACGATAAACTACGAGACGCCGGACCCCGAATGCGATCTCGACTATGTGCCAAATAAGCCCCGCGGTCTCAAGATAAAGGTCGCCATGTCCAACGCGCTCGGCTTCGGGGGCCATAACGCGACCCTTGTAGTACGTAAATTCACGTGATCAGCGTATAACGTTTAGCGGATAGCGTATAGAGAAGCAAAAACTGAACGCTAAACGCTATCCGCTATACGCTAAAATTTTTACCAAAGGAGACGAATATGGATTATCTCTTGACCGAACAACAGATCATGATACGGGACCTGGCCCGCCAGATCGCGTGCGATAAGATGAAACCGTTAGCCGCCAAATATGACGAGTCGGAGGAGTTCGCCTGGGAGATCATGAAGGTCCTTTCGGGGAGCGACATATTCGGTATCTATATACCCGAGGCATACGGCGGACTGGGCGGCGGCGTGATGGAGCTTTGCCTCGCGACCGAGGAGCTTTCGAGGGCGTGCGGCGCCATGGCGCTCGGTTTTGCCGGGACGGCGCTCGGGACATACCCGATCCTATTATACGGGAACGAAGAGCAGAAGAAGAAGTACCTCCCGGACATAGCCAAAGGGAAGAAACTTGCGGCATTCTGCATAACGGAGGCCGAGGCGGGGTCCGACGCCGGTAGCATAAGGACGACGGCGCGTAAAGACGGCGACCACTATCTCCTGAACGGGACGAAGCAATGGATCACGAACGGCGGCGAGGCCGAGGTATATACCGTAATAGCCATCACCGATAAGGCCAAGGGCGCGCGGGGGGCGAGCGCTTTCATAGTGGAGAAGGGCACCAAGGGGCTCGACTTCGGTAAGAAGGAGAAGAAATTGGGGATAAGGGCATCCGCCACGCGCGAGGTCATATTCACCGATTGCAGGATCCCGAAAGAGAATATACTGGGAAAAGAGGGGATGGGCTTCATAGTGGCCATGAAGACGTTCGACAACTCCCGCCCGGGAGTTGCGGCGCAGGCCCTGGGCATAGCCCAGGGGGCCTATGACCTTGCTATAGATTACGCAAGGAAGAGGATACAGTTCGGCCAGCCGATATCGAGCTTCCAGGCCATACAGCACATGCTTGCCGACATGGCGACCCAGATAGAGGCGGCGAGGGCGCTTGTATATTCCACCGCCAGGATGGTCGACTCCGGCGCCAAGAGCGTGGCCAAGGAGTCGGCGATGGCCAAACTCTACGCCAGCGACGTAGCCATGAAGGTGACGGTCGACGCGGTCCAGATCTTCGGCGGGTACGGTTATATGAGGGACTATCCCGTAGAGAAGTTCATGAGGGACGCGAAGATCACGCAGATATATGAGGGCACGAACCAGATCCAGCGGAACGTCATCGCCTCGCATCTTATCAAGGAGAGTATGAAGGGGTAGGAGCTACTAGCGGTGCATATCATCGTCTGCATAAAACAGGTCCCGAATACGACCGATGTCAGGATCGATCCGGTCAAGAATACGCTTATACGCGAAGGCGTGGAGAGCGTCATCAATCCCTTCGACACATACGCGATAGAGGAGGCCGTCCTATTGAAGGAACGGTTCGGCGGCAAGGTCACGGTCGTCACGATGGGTCCGCCGCAGGCGGAGAGCGCGCTTAAGGAGGCGATATCGCTCGGCTGCGACGAAGCTATCCTGGTGAGCGACCGGAAGTTCGCCGGTTCCGATACGTGGGCCACGAGTTACACGCTCGCCTGTTCCATAAAAAAGATAGGGACGTTCGACCTGATACTATGCGGCAAACAGGCGTCCGACGGAGACACGGCCCAGGTAGGGCCTGGCATATCGACCCACCTCGACATACCTCAGGTGACCTACGTCAAGAAGGTGGAGGACATATCCGGCAATAAGGCGAAGGTCGAGAGGATGACCGAAGAGGGATATGATGTCATAGAGACACCGCTCCCCTGCCTCATGACCGTCGTGAAAGAGATAAATACGCCGCGCCTCCCGTCCCTCAAGGGCATGATGAAGGCGAAGTCGGCTAAGATAACGAAGTGGACGGCCGACGACATAAAATGCGATCCGAAGAGCATAGGGCTTGACGGTTCGCCTACGCGTGTCGTCAAGATATTCACCCCGCCTCCTCGTAAAGGCGGAGAAGTCCTTAAGGGGGACGCCGGTGAGATCGCATCCAGGGTCGCAGGGCTACTCAAGGATATAGTCATATGAGCAGCGGTTCCATAAAGGTCATCCTCGAGAAGTGCACGGGGTGCACGCTATGCACGCGCGTATGTCCGTTCGGCGCGATACAGATGGCAGATAAGAAGGCCGTTATAGACCTCGCCAAGTGCACGCTCTGCGGCGCGTGCGTCGATTCCTGTAAATTCCAGGCGATCATCCTCGAAAAGGGCGCATCTGTCAAAAAGGATCTCAGCGCATATAAGGACGTATGGGTATTCTGCGAGCAGAAGAAAGGTGTCATACAGACGATATCGTTCGAGCTCCTCGGCGAAGGGAAGAAGCTCGTGGGCAAGCTGGGCGGTAAGCTCTGCGCCGTGATACTCGGAAGCGGCATAGGCGGGAAGGCGGATGAGCTCGCATCGCGCGGGGCTGATAAGGTCTACATGGTCGACGCCCCGGCGCTCGCATCATACCAGGACGACCCGTATACGAACGTCCTGGTCGATCTGGTTAAGGAGTATAAGCCGGAAGTCCTTCTGTGCGGGGCGACGACTATCGGCAGAAGCCTCATATCGAGGGTCGCGGTCAGGGTCAATGCGGGTCTCACGGCCGACTGCACCGGGCTCGATATCGATACTAAAGAACGGCTCCTCCTCCAGACCCGGCCGGCATTCGGCGGGAATATAATGGCCACCATCATCACGCC
This DNA window, taken from Candidatus Omnitrophota bacterium, encodes the following:
- the acpP gene encoding acyl carrier protein, encoding MEVSHDKIRQIIADQLGVKKEEVTDNAKFVDDLGADSLDTVELVMALEEEFGIEIPDEDAEKLTTVGDSLRYIDEKAGK
- a CDS encoding glycosyltransferase, with the translated sequence MSQDRSASIIIAVWNQLGYTKLAVESVLKNTTTPFEFVIVDNGSKPEVRAYFDSLKGRADINYIRNEENLGPIRAINQGINASGKDYVVVMHNDVIILENGWLGKMISCAESDPRIGIVGLAGRKEIYKTGCVNEESLKHDLQNEDLNPPMTEETSEVAVIDGLCFMMTRRLLAGIKGLDETYGYMHCYDLDISMQSAEAGFRNVVAKVEAMHIGNGGMTRKTREYRELVRDDYDLLKRNCKVFARKWRHMLPLKVD
- the fabF gene encoding beta-ketoacyl-ACP synthase II, whose protein sequence is MMSKKRRVVVTGLGVISPIGNTLEEFWTSLLEGKSGVKRLSCFDPTYFPSKVAAEVKNFDPSRYVSAKDLKRMDRFTLFAVAAAKNAVADAGMDLSGEDLTRIGVLVGSGIGGLHTIEREHTQYIALGPEKGPGRMSPFLIPMLIVNMAAGQVSITLGLKGPNSTVATACATGNHAIGDAFRIIQRDEADAMVCGGTEAATTPMGFGGFCALKALSTAYNDTPERASRPFDKNRDGFVMGEGSGVVMLEEMEHALKRNARIYCEMIGYGTSGDAYHMTAPDPEGNGGVRCMAASLKDASVKPSDVTYINAHGTSTLYNDRIETLAIKKVFGDHAGKLAVSSTKSVMGHLLGAAGGAEMIVCALAIKNEIAPPTINYETPDPECDLDYVPNKPRGLKIKVAMSNALGFGGHNATLVVRKFT
- a CDS encoding electron transfer flavoprotein subunit beta/FixA family protein, producing MHIIVCIKQVPNTTDVRIDPVKNTLIREGVESVINPFDTYAIEEAVLLKERFGGKVTVVTMGPPQAESALKEAISLGCDEAILVSDRKFAGSDTWATSYTLACSIKKIGTFDLILCGKQASDGDTAQVGPGISTHLDIPQVTYVKKVEDISGNKAKVERMTEEGYDVIETPLPCLMTVVKEINTPRLPSLKGMMKAKSAKITKWTADDIKCDPKSIGLDGSPTRVVKIFTPPPRKGGEVLKGDAGEIASRVAGLLKDIVI
- a CDS encoding electron transfer flavoprotein subunit alpha; translated protein: MSSGSIKVILEKCTGCTLCTRVCPFGAIQMADKKAVIDLAKCTLCGACVDSCKFQAIILEKGASVKKDLSAYKDVWVFCEQKKGVIQTISFELLGEGKKLVGKLGGKLCAVILGSGIGGKADELASRGADKVYMVDAPALASYQDDPYTNVLVDLVKEYKPEVLLCGATTIGRSLISRVAVRVNAGLTADCTGLDIDTKERLLLQTRPAFGGNIMATIITPNHRPQMSTVRHKVMKEAEVDRSRKAEVVKKTYGEDLLRSRTKLLDIVEEIEETVNLAEADIIVSGGRGLANPDNFSVVRDLAKVLGAAVGASRSAVDANWIPYSHQVGQTGKTVCPKLYIACGISGQIQHLIGMQSSKVIVAINKDPDAPIFKVATYGIVGDIFEVVPALTKEFSKILKK
- the fabG gene encoding 3-oxoacyl-[acyl-carrier-protein] reductase, which translates into the protein MRFKDSVAMITGGGRGIGKTIALAFAAEGADIAICDVNEESLKTAQAEIEAKGRKALTGVVDVTKGQDVESFVHKTLDKFKKIDILVNNAGITRDSLLVRMSESDWDLVLDVNLKGAFNCTKAVSKIMMKQRNGRIVNIASIIGIMGNAGQANYAASKGGLIALTKTVARELASRNVRANAIAPGFIQTDMTAKLPDNVKSEMQKLIPLGNFGTAEDVADLALFLASDDSAYITGQVVQVDGGMVM
- a CDS encoding acyl-CoA dehydrogenase family protein; protein product: MDYLLTEQQIMIRDLARQIACDKMKPLAAKYDESEEFAWEIMKVLSGSDIFGIYIPEAYGGLGGGVMELCLATEELSRACGAMALGFAGTALGTYPILLYGNEEQKKKYLPDIAKGKKLAAFCITEAEAGSDAGSIRTTARKDGDHYLLNGTKQWITNGGEAEVYTVIAITDKAKGARGASAFIVEKGTKGLDFGKKEKKLGIRASATREVIFTDCRIPKENILGKEGMGFIVAMKTFDNSRPGVAAQALGIAQGAYDLAIDYARKRIQFGQPISSFQAIQHMLADMATQIEAARALVYSTARMVDSGAKSVAKESAMAKLYASDVAMKVTVDAVQIFGGYGYMRDYPVEKFMRDAKITQIYEGTNQIQRNVIASHLIKESMKG